The Ideonella dechloratans genome includes a window with the following:
- a CDS encoding tyrosine-type recombinase/integrase, which produces MNTTTTHRDGPSARPSASFTNHVAEELLRYDEHLCNVRGLAARSRQNNLRIVGWLLQQKFAECPVEIAKLRPEDVRRFLASQLDAHRTTSNASHLASSLRSYFRYRTTCGDRVDALTAVISSPVNWRLATIPRALKPDEVERLLNYFTANLRLPKRDYAIVRCALDMGLRAGEIAHLMISDIDWRAGTVMLRGTKSLRQDIMPLPMKTGQALADYLQHERPATRNPAIFVRQKEGRDCPITSMAIQKVIKHACCRVGLPHSSAHALRHTLACRLVENGSSLKEVADLLRHRSLNTTLIYAKLDTLRIPRKLDSQSTANWTVGA; this is translated from the coding sequence ATGAATACCACCACTACACACCGGGACGGGCCAAGCGCACGGCCATCTGCGTCATTCACGAACCACGTTGCCGAGGAACTGCTGCGCTACGACGAACACCTGTGCAATGTACGAGGGCTGGCGGCAAGATCGCGCCAAAACAACCTTCGTATCGTGGGCTGGTTGCTACAACAGAAATTTGCTGAGTGCCCAGTCGAAATTGCCAAGCTACGCCCCGAGGATGTGCGCCGCTTCCTCGCCAGTCAGTTGGATGCGCACCGAACAACCTCCAATGCATCCCACTTGGCATCATCACTGCGGAGCTATTTCCGCTACCGTACCACCTGTGGTGATCGGGTCGATGCACTGACCGCAGTAATCTCTTCGCCCGTCAACTGGAGGCTGGCGACCATACCGCGCGCGCTCAAGCCCGACGAGGTCGAGCGCCTGCTGAACTACTTCACTGCCAACCTGCGCTTACCAAAACGTGATTATGCCATTGTGCGTTGCGCATTGGACATGGGATTGAGAGCCGGCGAAATCGCTCATCTCATGATCAGCGACATTGACTGGCGTGCTGGCACGGTAATGCTGCGAGGGACGAAATCGCTACGGCAGGACATCATGCCATTGCCGATGAAAACCGGGCAGGCACTGGCCGATTATCTGCAACATGAGCGACCTGCCACCCGTAACCCTGCCATCTTCGTCCGACAGAAGGAAGGGCGAGACTGCCCCATCACCTCCATGGCGATACAGAAGGTGATCAAGCACGCCTGCTGCCGTGTTGGTCTACCACATTCCAGCGCACATGCACTTCGGCATACTCTGGCGTGTCGCCTTGTTGAGAACGGCAGTTCGCTCAAGGAAGTCGCCGACCTGCTGCGTCACCGGT
- a CDS encoding cupin domain-containing protein codes for MKAEGRIFSVADYVRPSDSEPIRSVVLETEDSAIVVWHAHPGQEIAAHVHPHGQDTWTVISGAADYYLGSGMTTHLVAGDIAIAKPGQVHGALNIGSVPFIFVSVVASGNAGFALAEK; via the coding sequence ATGAAAGCAGAAGGAAGAATATTTTCAGTGGCGGACTATGTTCGCCCCTCTGATAGCGAACCGATTCGATCAGTGGTTCTGGAAACCGAGGACTCAGCGATTGTTGTATGGCATGCCCATCCTGGGCAAGAAATAGCCGCTCATGTCCATCCACATGGTCAAGATACTTGGACCGTCATCTCTGGTGCGGCTGACTATTATCTTGGGAGTGGCATGACCACGCATCTTGTGGCGGGAGACATCGCCATAGCAAAACCTGGGCAGGTGCATGGTGCTCTTAACATTGGTTCCGTGCCATTCATATTTGTCTCGGTGGTTGCTTCTGGCAATGCAGGATTTGCATTGGCTGAAAAATAG
- a CDS encoding pentapeptide MXKDX repeat protein, with translation MNKIAAILLSIGFLSIADGALAQDGMKKDTMAKESMAKEAMTKDDMKKPTMGKDAMAKDGMMKKDGMKKGAMPKDAMAKEGMEKGAMMGKGEMKK, from the coding sequence ATGAACAAGATCGCCGCAATTCTTCTCTCTATTGGTTTTCTGTCAATTGCTGACGGGGCTTTGGCGCAAGATGGCATGAAAAAAGACACTATGGCCAAGGAAAGCATGGCGAAAGAGGCCATGACCAAGGATGACATGAAAAAACCTACCATGGGCAAGGACGCAATGGCTAAGGACGGCATGATGAAAAAAGATGGGATGAAGAAGGGCGCCATGCCCAAGGATGCCATGGCTAAGGAAGGCATGGAAAAGGGTGCCATGATGGGCAAGGGTGAAATGAAGAAATAA
- the cld gene encoding chlorite dismutase, whose translation MKVRCVSLVAAGLLTIAGSAIGQPAPAPMPAMAPAAKPAMNTPVDRAKILSAPGVFVAFSTYKIRPDYFKVALAERKGAADEVMAVLEKHKEKVIVDAYLTRGYEAKSDYFLRVHAYDAVAAQAFLVDFRATRFGMYSDVTESLVGITKALNYISKDKSPDLNKGLSGATYAGDAPRFAFMIPVKKNADWWNLTDEQRLKEMETHTLPTLPFLVNVKRKLYHSTGLDDTDFITYFETNDLGAFNNLMLSLAKVPENKYHVRWGNPTVLGTIQPIENLVKTLSMGN comes from the coding sequence ATGAAAGTTCGTTGCGTTTCCTTAGTCGCCGCAGGGCTCCTCACCATCGCAGGCAGCGCAATCGGCCAACCGGCTCCAGCGCCCATGCCCGCGATGGCACCAGCCGCAAAGCCGGCCATGAATACCCCAGTTGATCGGGCGAAGATACTCAGCGCGCCAGGCGTGTTTGTGGCGTTCTCAACTTACAAAATTCGTCCCGACTACTTCAAAGTTGCATTGGCTGAACGCAAAGGTGCAGCAGATGAAGTGATGGCGGTCTTGGAAAAGCACAAAGAAAAAGTGATTGTCGACGCCTACCTGACGCGCGGCTATGAAGCCAAGAGCGACTACTTCCTGCGCGTTCATGCCTACGATGCCGTAGCGGCGCAGGCCTTTCTGGTCGATTTCCGCGCCACCCGCTTTGGCATGTACTCGGATGTCACGGAGAGCCTGGTGGGTATCACCAAGGCGCTAAACTATATCTCCAAGGACAAGTCGCCCGACCTCAACAAGGGGCTTTCCGGTGCTACCTACGCCGGTGATGCACCGCGCTTTGCCTTCATGATTCCGGTCAAGAAAAACGCTGATTGGTGGAACCTGACGGACGAGCAGCGCCTCAAGGAGATGGAGACTCATACGCTTCCGACGCTGCCCTTTCTGGTCAACGTCAAGCGCAAGCTCTACCACTCGACGGGGCTCGACGATACCGATTTTATTACCTACTTCGAGACCAACGACCTCGGAGCCTTCAACAACCTGATGCTGTCGCTGGCCAAGGTGCCGGAGAACAAGTATCACGTGCGCTGGGGCAATCCGACCGTGCTGGGTACCATCCAGCCCATCGAGAACCTCGTCAAGACGCTGTCGATGGGCAATTGA
- a CDS encoding ISL3-like element ISIde1 family transposase, protein MNTQIEALFTTALGLQPPWYVAKVELNTAKRRIDFEVEHTGARATCPACGAEPQLIHDRVRRSWRHLDFFQFEAWLHAAIPRVQCNGCGKTTQLPVPWAREGSGFTLLFEALSLSLCREMPVRQAANQLRVAPKRLWRRVRHYVEVARAKDDMSCVRYVGIDETSVKRGHEYITVVHDLEAKRLLFATPGRGHATLQVFAQDMRAHGGDPLTIEHACIDMSAAYAKGVDQSLPNARISYDRFHVVALANAAMDEVRREEMRSSAAAVREAVGAQSKKTLRQLLWGMRKNPVSWTRAQFEAMHWLQRSNLKSARAWRLKQALRLVYRDAAASNSEEIAQGAMSKWLSWARRSRLEPFKRLALTLKEHLGGVVRGMLDGRSNAYVEAMNGLLQQTKTAARGFRNIENFIAMAYLRMSKLKHLPQNPLVPAVARDYGRYRHVC, encoded by the coding sequence ATGAACACCCAGATCGAAGCTCTCTTCACCACCGCACTTGGCCTGCAGCCGCCCTGGTACGTCGCCAAGGTCGAGCTCAACACAGCCAAGCGGCGGATCGACTTCGAGGTCGAGCACACCGGCGCTCGTGCTACGTGTCCGGCGTGTGGGGCCGAGCCCCAGTTGATCCACGACCGGGTCCGGCGTAGCTGGCGTCACCTGGATTTCTTTCAGTTCGAAGCGTGGCTGCATGCCGCGATTCCGCGCGTTCAGTGCAACGGCTGCGGCAAGACCACGCAGCTGCCGGTGCCGTGGGCGCGTGAGGGGAGCGGCTTTACCCTGCTGTTCGAGGCGCTGAGTCTGTCGCTGTGCCGAGAGATGCCGGTGCGCCAGGCGGCCAACCAGTTGCGGGTTGCCCCGAAGCGCCTGTGGCGCCGCGTGCGCCATTACGTCGAGGTGGCCCGTGCCAAAGACGACATGTCGTGCGTGCGCTACGTCGGGATCGACGAGACCAGCGTCAAGCGTGGTCACGAGTACATCACCGTCGTGCATGACCTTGAAGCCAAGCGCTTGCTGTTTGCCACCCCGGGGCGCGGTCACGCTACGTTGCAGGTCTTTGCCCAGGACATGCGTGCGCACGGCGGCGATCCGCTGACCATTGAGCACGCGTGTATCGACATGAGCGCGGCCTACGCCAAGGGAGTCGACCAGTCGCTGCCCAATGCCCGGATCAGCTACGACCGCTTTCATGTCGTGGCGCTGGCCAACGCGGCGATGGACGAGGTGCGTCGCGAAGAGATGCGTAGCTCGGCGGCAGCGGTGCGCGAAGCGGTCGGCGCACAGAGCAAGAAGACGCTTCGTCAGCTGCTGTGGGGGATGCGCAAGAACCCGGTGAGCTGGACCCGTGCCCAGTTCGAGGCGATGCACTGGCTGCAACGCTCGAATCTGAAGAGCGCGCGTGCGTGGCGCCTGAAGCAGGCACTGCGGCTGGTCTATCGCGATGCAGCCGCGAGCAACAGCGAGGAGATCGCGCAAGGTGCCATGAGCAAATGGCTGAGCTGGGCGCGCCGCAGCCGCCTGGAGCCCTTCAAGCGGCTGGCCCTCACCCTGAAGGAGCACCTCGGCGGCGTCGTGCGCGGCATGCTCGACGGACGCAGCAACGCCTACGTTGAAGCGATGAACGGCCTGCTCCAACAGACGAAGACCGCCGCCCGAGGCTTCCGCAACATCGAGAACTTCATCGCCATGGCCTACCTGCGAATGTCCAAGCTCAAGCATCTACCGCAGAACCCCCTGGTGCCGGCCGTCGCCCGCGACTACGGGCGCTACCGTCATGTTTGTTGA
- the clrA gene encoding chlorate reductase subunit alpha — protein MNSPDEHNGRRRFLQFSAAALASAAASPSLWAFSKIQPIEDPLKDYPYRDWEDLYRKEWTWDSVGVMTHSNGCVAGCAWNVFVKNGIPMREEQISKYPQLPGIPDMNPRGCQKGAVYCSWSKQPDHIKWPLKRVGERGERKWKRISWDEALTEIADKIIDTTVKRGPGNIYIPKRPFAVITNTAYTRMTKLLGAISPDATSMTGDLYTGIQTVRVPASTVSTFDDWFTSDLILMWHKNPIVTRIPDAHFLMEARYNGARLVNISADYNPSSIHSDLFVPVTSGTDSHLAAALVNVLIAGKHYKADYLKEQTDLPFLVRTDNGKFLREKDFKADGSDQVFYVWDTKAGKAVLAPGSMGSKDKTLKLGTIDPALEGNFETHGIKVTTVFERLKAEITPYTPEATQATTGVHPSVVRQLAGWIAECKALRILDGYNNQKHFDGFQCGRLKILILTLIGHHGTTGSIDTTFEGWRLEGNSELGTVKGKPGRSVSAVLAQWVWGEQYQRSKDYFNDAQLREELGFGVDEMESMRKESEANGWMPNWQSIKEPVVSITGGINMFATSNGYQHLRDNFLKRCELNVVVDFRLNSGAMYADIVLPAAENTEKLDIRETSVTRFIHAFGQPVKPMYERKTDWQIMVALAAKIQERAKARGIARVDDPEIKSGIDFDKIYDEFTMNGKVVTDEQAVRFVMDNSKALGPGTYEEVMKNGFVAVGPSAGKTGPVPKDKPYRPFTVNVTDKKPYGTLTGRLQFYVDHDWFQRLGATVPKPQYRGGVLGPKKYPFVRNSPHARWGVHSFARTEQWMLRHQRGEPDVRMSPKAMAAKGIKDGDMVRIFNDSGEFFAVVKAMPALPDNMLFTEHGWEQYQYKNMTHYNMVSSELINPLELVGGYGHIKYTSGGFNPNRIFYETTVDVEKA, from the coding sequence ATGAATAGTCCCGATGAGCACAACGGCCGCCGCCGGTTTCTACAGTTCTCTGCGGCCGCGCTTGCCAGTGCGGCCGCATCCCCCAGTCTGTGGGCCTTTTCAAAGATCCAGCCCATCGAGGATCCGCTGAAAGACTACCCCTACCGCGACTGGGAAGACCTTTACCGAAAGGAGTGGACCTGGGATTCAGTTGGCGTCATGACGCACTCCAATGGCTGCGTCGCTGGTTGTGCCTGGAATGTGTTCGTGAAGAACGGTATCCCGATGCGCGAGGAGCAAATCAGCAAGTACCCGCAACTGCCCGGCATTCCGGACATGAATCCGCGCGGTTGCCAAAAGGGGGCGGTGTACTGTTCCTGGTCAAAGCAGCCGGACCATATCAAGTGGCCGCTCAAGCGCGTCGGCGAACGCGGTGAGCGCAAATGGAAGCGCATCTCCTGGGACGAAGCGCTCACCGAAATCGCGGACAAGATCATCGACACGACGGTGAAGCGCGGTCCCGGCAACATCTATATTCCCAAGCGCCCTTTCGCAGTCATCACCAACACGGCATACACGCGGATGACAAAGCTGCTAGGGGCCATCAGTCCGGATGCTACCTCCATGACTGGCGATCTCTATACCGGCATCCAGACGGTGCGCGTGCCGGCCTCAACCGTGTCCACTTTCGACGACTGGTTCACCTCCGACCTCATCCTGATGTGGCACAAGAATCCCATCGTCACGCGGATTCCGGACGCCCACTTCCTCATGGAAGCGCGTTACAACGGCGCGCGGCTGGTGAATATCTCGGCGGACTATAACCCGTCCTCGATCCACTCCGACCTGTTCGTTCCGGTGACCTCGGGTACCGACTCCCATCTTGCCGCAGCGCTAGTCAATGTGCTTATCGCCGGTAAACACTACAAGGCCGACTACCTCAAGGAGCAAACCGACCTGCCCTTCCTGGTACGCACCGACAACGGTAAATTCCTACGCGAGAAGGACTTCAAGGCGGACGGCAGCGACCAGGTCTTCTATGTCTGGGACACCAAGGCGGGCAAGGCGGTGCTTGCACCCGGCAGCATGGGCAGCAAGGACAAGACCTTGAAGCTCGGCACCATCGATCCGGCGCTGGAGGGAAACTTTGAAACTCATGGGATCAAGGTCACGACGGTCTTCGAGCGTCTGAAGGCAGAAATCACCCCGTACACGCCCGAGGCTACCCAGGCCACCACCGGTGTGCATCCTTCCGTTGTACGCCAATTGGCAGGATGGATAGCCGAATGCAAGGCCTTGCGCATTCTCGACGGCTACAACAACCAGAAGCACTTCGACGGATTCCAGTGCGGTCGCCTGAAGATATTGATTCTGACCCTGATCGGCCACCATGGCACGACCGGCTCCATCGACACCACCTTCGAGGGCTGGCGGCTGGAAGGCAACTCTGAACTGGGCACGGTGAAGGGCAAACCCGGACGTAGCGTCTCCGCAGTGCTGGCCCAGTGGGTGTGGGGCGAACAGTACCAACGCTCGAAAGACTACTTTAATGATGCGCAGCTACGCGAGGAGCTGGGCTTCGGCGTCGACGAGATGGAGTCAATGCGCAAGGAATCCGAGGCCAACGGCTGGATGCCCAATTGGCAGTCCATCAAGGAGCCGGTGGTCAGCATCACAGGCGGCATCAACATGTTCGCCACCTCCAACGGCTACCAGCATCTTCGAGACAACTTCCTCAAGCGCTGCGAGCTGAACGTCGTGGTGGATTTCCGTCTCAACTCCGGGGCGATGTATGCCGATATCGTGCTGCCGGCGGCGGAAAATACCGAGAAGCTGGACATTCGCGAGACCTCGGTGACCCGTTTCATCCATGCCTTCGGCCAACCGGTCAAGCCCATGTACGAGCGCAAGACCGACTGGCAGATCATGGTGGCGCTCGCAGCCAAGATCCAGGAGCGTGCCAAGGCGCGCGGCATCGCTCGCGTAGATGATCCCGAGATCAAGAGCGGCATCGACTTCGACAAGATCTACGACGAGTTCACCATGAACGGCAAGGTTGTCACCGACGAGCAGGCGGTGCGCTTCGTCATGGACAACTCCAAGGCCCTCGGTCCGGGCACCTATGAAGAAGTGATGAAAAACGGCTTCGTCGCGGTCGGTCCCTCGGCTGGCAAGACCGGGCCGGTGCCGAAGGACAAACCGTACCGCCCCTTCACAGTGAACGTGACCGACAAGAAGCCGTACGGCACGCTTACCGGACGCCTGCAGTTTTATGTGGACCACGACTGGTTTCAGCGCCTTGGGGCCACCGTGCCCAAGCCCCAGTACCGAGGGGGCGTTCTGGGGCCGAAAAAGTACCCCTTTGTGCGCAACTCGCCCCATGCCCGTTGGGGTGTCCACTCCTTCGCGCGTACCGAGCAATGGATGCTGCGCCACCAACGCGGCGAGCCGGATGTGCGTATGAGCCCCAAGGCCATGGCAGCCAAGGGGATTAAGGATGGCGATATGGTCCGCATTTTCAATGACTCGGGTGAGTTCTTTGCCGTGGTCAAGGCCATGCCCGCATTGCCCGACAACATGCTGTTCACTGAGCATGGGTGGGAACAGTACCAGTACAAGAACATGACCCACTACAACATGGTCAGCTCGGAGCTGATCAACCCACTGGAGTTGGTGGGCGGCTACGGCCACATCAAGTACACGTCGGGGGGATTCAATCCTAACCGCATTTTCTACGAAACGACGGTTGACGTCGAGAAGGCCTGA